The Streptomyces sp. NBC_00659 genomic interval CTCGTCGACCAGCCCGCGCCCGGTGTCCCGGCGCGCCACCTGCCGTACGTCGTGGTGCGTGGCGGCCCGGTAGGGCAGGCCTTCCAGGCTGCCCTCGAACCAGATCGTCGCGGGGACCGGGCCCAGCGCTGTGAGCAGGGAGTTGAGGGCGGGCAGGGAAGCGGGGTCGGCCACGGCGATGACGTGTGAGGGTGCGGGTTCGGGGTGCTCGAAGCCGGTGCCCTGGACCGTCGCCTCGATGGTGTCCCCGGGCTGCGCCGCCTTGGCCCAGTCGCTCGCGCATCCCTCGTGCAGGGCGAACTCCAGACTGAAGGTGCCGGCCGCCGGATCCGGGTCGACCAGGGTGTACGCCCGCTGGTGGGGCCGGCCCGCGTTGTCGAACCACAGCCGCACCCACATCGTCGGGTGGACGCCGGTCACCGCGAGCATCCCTCCGTCGGTGAAGTGCAGGCGGCGGTACTCCGCGGTGACGTCCTCCGAGCCCGTCACGGTGAACACGTAGTCCTTCGCACGCAGCAGTT includes:
- a CDS encoding siderophore-interacting protein, whose protein sequence is MGQAQGRGWEGAVLKLLRAKDYVFTVTGSEDVTAEYRRLHFTDGGMLAVTGVHPTMWVRLWFDNAGRPHQRAYTLVDPDPAAGTFSLEFALHEGCASDWAKAAQPGDTIEATVQGTGFEHPEPAPSHVIAVADPASLPALNSLLTALGPVPATIWFEGSLEGLPYRAATHHDVRQVARRDTGRGLVDEVKAALPELLKDSDQPYVWIACDTATTRALSAHVRKELSVPKQRVSALGYWRAS